The Paenibacillus polymyxa M1 DNA segment TACCTCGCTCGTAGTCTCTCCATAACCTTATTCATTAAATGCTTGGTATAATTCAACCTTGCATCTCTTAATTGCTCTTTGAACGTTCATACGATGAATCCAAGTATAGGGGCCCTCTATCGGAGAGTTACCCTAATTTGATGGATTTGCAAATTTGCGACATCTTGCAAAAAAATAACGCCCACCTCCGAAGAGATAAGCGTTATTCAAATAATTTTTACTTTTTTAGTATTAGTTTCAGCAAAAATACCTATTGATATGTGTGTAAAGCGTAAAATTCAACTCAATTGCGAAGAGCTTCATCGGAATCTCCGGCGCAACGATCGATAAATTATTGAGAATTTGCGTTCTACTCATGTTCATTTTTTCGCGTCTCATCAGACTTTCAGGACACCTTATTCTCAATCCGCAGCTTGTCTGCGACCATCGCTATAAATTCTGAGTTGGTTGGTTTGGACTTGCTGATATTGATAGTGTAACCGAACAGGTGGGAGATGCTGTCGATATTTCCACGGGTCCATGCTACCTCGATGGCATGGCGAATGGCGCGTTCTACGCGAGATGCCGTCGTTTTGAACTTTTCGGCAATTGCGGGATATAGGGTTTTGGTGATGGCTCCCAATATTTCGATATTATTGTACACCATCGTAATGGCTTCGCGTAGATATTGATAGCCCTTGATGTGAGCTGGTACGCCAATCTCATGGATGATAGCCGTGATGCTGGCATCCAGGTTTTTCGTCTTACCCATAGGCACAACGTTGGACCGCATGGATGAAACGGTTACCGGGCTATTGCTGACTAATTGCGGTCCTACCAATTGGCGTATACGGTTAGCAAGCACTTCCATGTCAAACGGCTTCAAAATATAATAAGATGCCCCGAGTTGAACGGCCCTCTGTGTAATATTTTCTTGACCGAATGCAGTCAGCATAATGATTTTCGGTTGTGGAGTCAGGTTCATTTCTCTTAAACGCTCCAATACACCGAGACCATCCAGATGAGGCATAATAATATCTAAAATAAGTACATCAGGTATGTTGCGGGATTCTGCGATGCGTTGGAGTACTTCTTCACCGTTGAAGGCGATTCCTGTAACTTCCATATCCTCCTGATCGGAAATATATTCAGCAAGCAAATTCGTAAATTCCCGGTTGTCATCAGCCAACAATACCTCAATTTTTTGCAATGTACTTCCTCCTTATTGAGTGTTATTCCATTGGGACATCTGTTTGCATTAAATAAATATTTCTTGTCGGAGTATATGATTTCGACATCGAATTATGAATTCCTTCTGTCGAAAATTATTTTTATTTATTTTTTTTATTAATTCAATTATAATTGAATTTTTATCTTGCAATTCTGAGTTATTCCCCTGCTTTTCGACAAAAAAATCTTAAGGCCACTAGCTCGCCTTAAGATTAGAGGATGACTTCAAGCTCAATTTATTATGCATGATTCCTGCATCACGCAACATCCATTCGATAAAACATCCGTAACCTGATTTAGGATCATTAACGAATACATGTGTTACAGCTCCGATCAGCTTACCGTTTTGGATAATCGGACTCCCACTCATTCCTTGCACGATTCCGCCGGTCTTATCTAATAGCTTAGGATCTACAACCCGAATCACAAGCCCTTTGGTTGCCGGTTTATCCTGCTGAGAAATGTGTACAATTTCTGCCTGAAAACGCTGAATTTGTTGACCTTCCAATACAGTCAATATTTCTGCTGGTCCTTCTTTTACTTCATTCGCAAGTCCCACCGGAATGGGCGCCGAATACAATCCATTCTGCGGCTCATCTGACATTTTCCCAAATATTCCGAAGCTCGTATTTCGTTCAATATTTCCTAAGATCCGATGATCTTTGAGAAAATGAGCACGTTTTTCTCCGGGTTCCCCACTCTGGCTCTTCGCAATTGACGTCACATTGGATTGCACAATCTCTCCACTACCCACAACAATGGGAGTTTGAGTATTCATATCGGTAATTACATGACCCAAGGCCCCGTAAACCCCCTGGTCCGGTGCATAAAACGTTAATGTACCTACGCCTGCAGCCGAGTCTCTAATATACAACCCAAGCCGCCACGCTTTATCATCTTGATCATATGCTGGGGTTAACTTGGTGGAAATCGTCTGCTCACCTCGACAAAGCGTGATGTCCAGCGGCTTTTTGTTTTTACCTGCCTCGTCCACGGCTTCCGCTACCCTGGCGAGACTATTGAGGGGTTTGCCGTTCATGTGTGTAATCCGGTCCCCTAGGCGAATACCAGCTGTCTCACCAGGTGACACCTTACGATCATTGCTTTCCTGAATGATATGGTGACCTACGACAAGCACTCCTGAAGATTTTACTTTGACCCCGATCGTCTGCCCCCCTGGGTATACTTTCAAATCGGGGACCACGCTTTCTTGGGTTGTTTGCATGCTTTTAGTGCCGAACAAATCCAAAGAAGCTTGTAGAGGCAGCGCTGCTTGCACATGATGAGCGTTACCGAGAGAACACATAAGAAAAACAAGCAAAAGACCGAGCAATTTGATCCTGGAGTAAAAATTCAATGGCTGTCACGCTCCCTTTGCTTCTTTCGCTTGACGAGTAAAGGTGGTCGCCAATTGCGTACCTATAAGGTAACCTTGCCCCCAGGCTTTTATAACTGTTAATCATTACGCCAGCCGCTCTTTTCAGGCTTTCTTTCCTTCCGCCAAATTCAGCATTTCCTGTGCGTGATGCAATGTTTTTTCGGTAATTTCTACCCCGCCCAGCATCCGCGCCAATTCCTTAACACGACCTTCCTCCGTTAGTCCCTCAATTTGAGTCATGGTCCGTCCGTCATGAATATTTTTCTCAATCAGGTACTGATGATCTGCCATACACGCCACCTGCGGCAAATGAGTAATGGAAAACACCTGACAAACGGAAGACAAACGATAAAGCTTCTCGGCTATGGACTGAGCTGCACGACCACTTACCCCGGTATCCACCTCGTCAAAAATGAGCACCGGAATTTGATCATGACGCGCAAAAATACTTTTCATTGCCAACATGATACGTGATAACTCACCACCAGAAGCAATTTTACCGAGTGGGCGAAGTGGCTCACCTGGATTGGGCGAAATCAGAAATTCCGCATTATCTATCCCTTGCTTGGTAGGTCGTACCTTTAGACCTTTATATTCATATCCACGTGGATCCTCAATTGGATCAATACGCACCTTGAGTGACGTTCTTTCCATTTGAAGATCTTTTAATTCCTGTTCTACTTGCTCTGCAAGCTCTTCAGCACAAATTTCACGTGCTTCTGTAAGCTCTTCAGCAATCTCCAGCAAATCCGAAAGCAACTCATCCCGCTTTGCAATGAGTTGCTCCAGCCGCTCATCTTTATTTTCCAACAGATCGGTTTCCTGCTCAATACGGCTATAGTATTCCAAAATCTGCTCTATACTATCACCATATTTTCGCTGTAACCCGGTAATTTGATTCAAACGTTGCTCCACCTCATGCAGCTTGCCCGGATTAAATTCAATATCCTCACGATAAGAGCGTAATTGAAACGCTGCATCCTCCAACTGATAGAAAGCAGATTGAATCTGCTCCGCAATGGGCTGAAGGCTTTTACTGTCGTAGCTCTGAACATCATTTAATCTGGACAACACGTTATTGACCGTATCCAGACCACCTCTGCCACTTAACAGCTCGTATGCTCCTGATACTCCATCCATCATTTTCTCACTATGGGATAGCTTGACCCGTTCCTCTGCCAATAATTCATCTTCACCCAATTTTAACTCCGCCGCAGCGATCTCTTCCAATTGGAAGCGATACATGTCCAATAGCTGATAAGCCTTTTGACTGGAGCTTTGCAATTCTCTTACTTCTTTTTCCGCTTTGACAAAAGCATTGTAGCGCTCCCGGTAAAGCGCTTTGACTGGACCAATGACCGAGTCACCGAACGTATCCAGCAGCGCAAGATGGCGATCCGCACGCAGCAAGCTTTGATGCTCATGCTGCCCGTGGATATTAACGAGTTGCTCACCTACCTCACGCAGCATCGTTAAATTAACCATCTGACCGTTAATTCGAGATGAGCTTTTCCCCTGAACTGTAAGTTCTCGACGAATCAGCAAATGCTCTTCTGGATTAGCCTTAATCCCTTGTTCCTCCAACGTATTCCAAACGGGATGTTTGACCGGCAATTCAAACAAGGCTTCCATTTCGGCTTTATCACATCCGTAACGCACTAGATCAGCAGATCCCCTGCCGCCCGCAATCAGCCCAAGTGCGTCGATAATAATGGATTTACCAGCACCAGTTTCTCCGCTCAATACATGAAATCCTTTATAAAAATGAACATCGACAGCTTCTACGACTGCCAAATTCCGTATAGACAAAGTGACCAGCATCGTTCTTTCACCTCTATGATGTACAAATTAAAACGCCTAATATGCGTACTTTATAATTAGGAAATGTAGCCCATAAGACGATTCACGATAGTTTCGCTATTTTCTTCCGATCGGCAGATAATCAAAATGGTGTCATCCCCGCTGATCGTACCCATGACCTCAGACCATTCAATATTATCTAATAAAGCAGCAATCGAGTTAGCTGTTCCTGGCAGGCACTTCATCACAATCAGATTGGTTGTGTAGTCAATATGCAAAAAGTTGTCAACCAATGTACGTTTCAGTTTCTGCGTCGGATTGTAGCGCTGGTCTGAAGGCATCGAATATTTATATCTGCCGTCGTCCATTGGAACCTTTATGAGCAGCAGTTCTTTGA contains these protein-coding regions:
- the spo0A gene encoding sporulation transcription factor Spo0A; its protein translation is MQKIEVLLADDNREFTNLLAEYISDQEDMEVTGIAFNGEEVLQRIAESRNIPDVLILDIIMPHLDGLGVLERLREMNLTPQPKIIMLTAFGQENITQRAVQLGASYYILKPFDMEVLANRIRQLVGPQLVSNSPVTVSSMRSNVVPMGKTKNLDASITAIIHEIGVPAHIKGYQYLREAITMVYNNIEILGAITKTLYPAIAEKFKTTASRVERAIRHAIEVAWTRGNIDSISHLFGYTINISKSKPTNSEFIAMVADKLRIENKVS
- the spoIVB gene encoding SpoIVB peptidase, with product MNFYSRIKLLGLLLVFLMCSLGNAHHVQAALPLQASLDLFGTKSMQTTQESVVPDLKVYPGGQTIGVKVKSSGVLVVGHHIIQESNDRKVSPGETAGIRLGDRITHMNGKPLNSLARVAEAVDEAGKNKKPLDITLCRGEQTISTKLTPAYDQDDKAWRLGLYIRDSAAGVGTLTFYAPDQGVYGALGHVITDMNTQTPIVVGSGEIVQSNVTSIAKSQSGEPGEKRAHFLKDHRILGNIERNTSFGIFGKMSDEPQNGLYSAPIPVGLANEVKEGPAEILTVLEGQQIQRFQAEIVHISQQDKPATKGLVIRVVDPKLLDKTGGIVQGMSGSPIIQNGKLIGAVTHVFVNDPKSGYGCFIEWMLRDAGIMHNKLSLKSSSNLKAS
- the recN gene encoding DNA repair protein RecN — protein: MLVTLSIRNLAVVEAVDVHFYKGFHVLSGETGAGKSIIIDALGLIAGGRGSADLVRYGCDKAEMEALFELPVKHPVWNTLEEQGIKANPEEHLLIRRELTVQGKSSSRINGQMVNLTMLREVGEQLVNIHGQHEHQSLLRADRHLALLDTFGDSVIGPVKALYRERYNAFVKAEKEVRELQSSSQKAYQLLDMYRFQLEEIAAAELKLGEDELLAEERVKLSHSEKMMDGVSGAYELLSGRGGLDTVNNVLSRLNDVQSYDSKSLQPIAEQIQSAFYQLEDAAFQLRSYREDIEFNPGKLHEVEQRLNQITGLQRKYGDSIEQILEYYSRIEQETDLLENKDERLEQLIAKRDELLSDLLEIAEELTEAREICAEELAEQVEQELKDLQMERTSLKVRIDPIEDPRGYEYKGLKVRPTKQGIDNAEFLISPNPGEPLRPLGKIASGGELSRIMLAMKSIFARHDQIPVLIFDEVDTGVSGRAAQSIAEKLYRLSSVCQVFSITHLPQVACMADHQYLIEKNIHDGRTMTQIEGLTEEGRVKELARMLGGVEITEKTLHHAQEMLNLAEGKKA
- the ahrC gene encoding transcriptional regulator AhrC/ArgR translates to MKGQRHIKIREIISQHEIETQDDLVEALREAGFQVTQATVSRDIKELLLIKVPMDDGRYKYSMPSDQRYNPTQKLKRTLVDNFLHIDYTTNLIVMKCLPGTANSIAALLDNIEWSEVMGTISGDDTILIICRSEENSETIVNRLMGYIS